The following coding sequences lie in one Bacteroidales bacterium genomic window:
- a CDS encoding asparagine synthetase B: MKRTLIIFFLTTFSLFAKANYIFITMGEDQKNHLKAYGIAYYALQKDIEISWLLNYEGGSFMMPYSEVIEKESIIRGITYEIIANTQASAILAEIADAEVNMDEVKLQKAPKIAVYSPKNKQPWDDAVTLALTYAEIPYTVVFDKEVMDGELPLYDWLHLHHEDFTGQYGKFWSAYQNAAWYKEDVKYNEDIAASLGYKKVSELKLAVAKKIRDFVAGGGYLFAMCSAPDSYDVSMAADGVDICESMFDGDGMDANAQKKLNYDNCFAFTDFIISTNPYEYEISSIDVTQGRKVLQKDDYFSLFEFSAKWDQVPTMLCQDHTMIIKGFMGQTTAFRSDEIKSNVLIMGENKAAGEAKYIHGEYGKGTFTFLGGHDPEDYNHMVGDPATDLSLYPNSPGYRLILNNVLFPAAKKKKQKT, from the coding sequence ATGAAACGCACACTCATTATATTTTTCCTGACAACATTTTCTTTATTTGCGAAAGCGAATTATATATTTATTACCATGGGTGAAGACCAGAAGAATCATCTGAAAGCCTACGGAATTGCTTATTACGCTTTGCAAAAAGATATTGAAATAAGCTGGTTGCTTAATTATGAAGGTGGAAGTTTTATGATGCCTTATAGCGAAGTTATAGAAAAAGAAAGCATTATCAGGGGAATAACTTATGAAATTATTGCAAACACTCAGGCAAGTGCTATATTAGCTGAAATTGCCGACGCTGAAGTAAATATGGATGAAGTGAAATTACAGAAAGCGCCAAAGATTGCCGTATACTCACCGAAAAATAAGCAACCCTGGGATGATGCAGTAACACTGGCTTTGACGTATGCCGAAATTCCTTATACTGTAGTTTTTGATAAAGAAGTAATGGATGGCGAATTGCCATTATACGATTGGTTGCATTTGCATCATGAAGATTTTACAGGACAGTATGGAAAGTTTTGGTCAGCATATCAGAATGCCGCATGGTATAAGGAAGATGTAAAATATAATGAAGACATTGCAGCATCGCTTGGATATAAAAAAGTATCGGAATTAAAATTAGCAGTAGCAAAAAAAATAAGGGATTTTGTTGCTGGTGGTGGTTATTTATTTGCTATGTGTTCCGCCCCCGACAGCTATGATGTTTCGATGGCTGCTGATGGTGTTGATATTTGCGAAAGCATGTTCGATGGTGATGGTATGGATGCTAATGCACAGAAGAAACTGAATTACGATAACTGTTTTGCTTTTACCGATTTTATTATTAGTACAAATCCTTATGAATACGAAATATCATCTATTGATGTAACGCAAGGCAGAAAGGTATTACAGAAGGATGATTATTTTTCGCTGTTTGAATTTTCAGCAAAATGGGACCAGGTGCCAACCATGCTTTGCCAGGACCATACTATGATAATTAAAGGATTCATGGGACAAACAACAGCATTCCGTTCCGATGAAATAAAATCGAATGTTCTGATAATGGGCGAAAATAAAGCTGCCGGCGAAGCCAAATATATTCACGGAGAATACGGAAAAGGAACTTTTACTTTTCTTGGGGGGCACGACCCCGAAGATTATAATCATATGGTTGGCGATCCTGCAACCGATCTGAGCTTGTATCCTAACTCGCCCGGATACCGGCTTATTCTGAATAATGTTTTATTTCCAGCAGCGAAAAAGAAAAAACAAAAAACCTGA
- a CDS encoding nucleoside permease — protein MNIKNRLILMNFLQFFIWGSWLLTIGAYWFQNKHWSGTEFGAIFSTMGIASLFMPAIAGIIADRWINAEKLYGTFHIMGAIVLFCVPMINNPSAMFWVMLLNMCFYMPTLALSITVCYSSMKSKGMDIVKDYPPIRVWGTIGFIVALWTISLSGIETSAMQFYVSSVSALLLGFYAFTLPQCPPLGKGHKKSFVEAIGLNAFSLFKSTKMALFFIFAMLLGASLQLTNAYGDTFLHDFANVDAFKDLVAVKYPAIIMSISQISETLFILTIPFFLKKFGIKKVMLMSMIAWVLRFGLFGYGDPGAGLWMIVLSCIIYGMAFDFFNISGSLFVETQSDQSMRASAQGLFMMMTNGFGAFLGSRISGIIIDQYYMLPDGSKDWKGIWIAFAAYSLVVAVLFAVLFKHKHNPKEVANVTH, from the coding sequence ATGAACATTAAGAATCGTTTAATTTTAATGAACTTCCTGCAATTTTTTATCTGGGGTTCATGGCTGCTTACTATTGGTGCTTACTGGTTCCAAAATAAACATTGGTCGGGTACTGAATTTGGTGCAATTTTTTCTACAATGGGTATCGCATCTTTATTTATGCCTGCAATAGCAGGTATTATAGCCGACAGATGGATTAATGCCGAGAAGTTGTATGGAACTTTTCACATTATGGGAGCTATAGTTCTTTTTTGTGTTCCCATGATTAATAACCCTTCCGCAATGTTTTGGGTGATGTTGCTTAACATGTGTTTTTACATGCCTACGCTTGCATTGTCGATTACGGTTTGTTATTCTTCAATGAAAAGTAAAGGAATGGATATCGTGAAAGATTATCCGCCTATACGTGTTTGGGGAACAATAGGATTCATTGTAGCTTTATGGACTATCAGCCTTTCGGGGATTGAAACTTCTGCCATGCAATTTTATGTGTCATCAGTTTCTGCATTATTGCTGGGGTTCTATGCTTTTACTTTACCTCAATGTCCGCCTTTGGGAAAAGGTCATAAAAAATCATTTGTTGAAGCTATAGGTTTGAATGCTTTTTCATTATTCAAAAGTACGAAGATGGCTTTGTTTTTTATTTTTGCAATGTTGCTGGGTGCATCATTACAATTGACCAATGCATATGGCGATACTTTTCTTCACGATTTTGCAAATGTAGATGCTTTCAAGGATTTAGTTGCTGTAAAATATCCGGCTATCATTATGTCGATTTCCCAGATATCTGAAACACTTTTTATTTTAACCATTCCTTTTTTCCTGAAAAAATTCGGAATCAAAAAAGTAATGCTGATGAGCATGATAGCATGGGTGTTGAGGTTTGGACTTTTCGGATATGGCGATCCCGGAGCTGGACTCTGGATGATAGTATTATCATGCATTATATATGGAATGGCATTCGATTTCTTTAATATATCCGGTTCCTTATTTGTTGAAACACAAAGCGACCAGAGCATGAGAGCCAGTGCTCAAGGGCTTTTTATGATGATGACCAATGGTTTTGGCGCTTTTCTTGGTAGCCGCATAAGTGGAATTATTATTGACCAATATTATATGCTGCCTGATGGAAGTAAAGACTGGAAAGGCATCTGGATTGCATTTGCTGCGTATTCGCTGGTGGTTGCTGTTTTGTTTGCAGTACTTTTCAAACATAAACACAACCCTAAAGAAGTGGCTAATGTAACGCACTAA
- a CDS encoding T9SS type A sorting domain-containing protein, translating to MRGYARKYVNGETGSDDVITFTGTSLNTGSLSISNLTGTTISSVFNGWNLVGNPYPSAIDWDASSGWSKSDFYNSYYVRTNGTYSSYAYDLGTHDATRYIPPMQAFWVRALSEGTFTLTCNNDVRVHSNQNIYKPASTDNTLHLSITNNTNGFDDDTYIRFKPEATENFDSQYDAYKMFADDINYPQIYTHADNDDYSINNLSNINGERNIPIGFKISVSGQFTITADLVSSFTDNGNTVFLEDTQENILQDLSVKNSYTFNSDATSGLSRFIIHFNPSITNITENTDEKVCIYSYQNEIHVKATEMLDGEISIYNMLGQIVSIKKLSGNNSAVISLNKECAVYTVKYTSDKKSITRRIIINR from the coding sequence ATGCGAGGCTATGCAAGAAAATATGTTAATGGAGAAACAGGCAGCGACGATGTGATAACTTTTACCGGAACATCATTAAACACTGGCAGTTTATCCATATCAAATCTTACAGGAACAACTATATCTTCTGTTTTCAACGGATGGAATCTTGTGGGGAATCCCTATCCCAGCGCAATTGACTGGGACGCATCGTCGGGCTGGAGCAAAAGTGATTTTTATAATTCGTATTATGTCCGTACAAATGGTACTTATAGTTCTTACGCATACGATTTAGGAACTCATGATGCAACAAGATATATTCCGCCAATGCAGGCGTTTTGGGTAAGAGCCTTGTCGGAAGGCACATTCACGCTTACATGCAATAACGATGTAAGAGTTCACAGCAACCAAAATATTTACAAACCTGCAAGTACAGACAACACTCTTCATCTTTCAATTACAAATAACACCAATGGATTTGATGATGATACATACATCCGTTTCAAACCAGAAGCTACAGAAAATTTCGACAGTCAATACGATGCTTATAAAATGTTTGCCGATGATATTAATTATCCGCAGATATATACTCATGCAGATAATGATGATTATTCAATAAATAATCTAAGCAACATAAACGGTGAGCGCAATATTCCAATTGGCTTTAAAATATCTGTCAGTGGTCAGTTTACCATTACTGCTGATTTAGTTTCTTCATTCACTGATAACGGAAACACAGTTTTTCTTGAAGATACACAAGAAAATATTCTTCAGGATTTATCAGTCAAAAATTCATACACATTTAATTCTGATGCCACATCGGGTTTATCGCGCTTCATCATACATTTTAACCCGTCAATTACTAACATTACAGAAAATACAGATGAAAAGGTTTGTATTTATTCGTACCAAAATGAAATTCATGTAAAAGCAACAGAAATGCTTGATGGAGAGATAAGCATTTATAATATGTTGGGACAAATAGTTTCAATAAAAAAATTATCAGGAAATAATTCTGCTGTTATTTCACTCAATAAGGAATGCGCTGTGTATACGGTGAAATATACCTCTGACAAAAAAAGTATTACAAGACGAATTATTATTAACAGGTAA